The Sphaerodactylus townsendi isolate TG3544 unplaced genomic scaffold, MPM_Stown_v2.3 scaffold_42, whole genome shotgun sequence genome includes a window with the following:
- the LOC125425414 gene encoding taste receptor type 2 member 41-like, which yields MSTILAIVFAALVLNTLFGMVANGFIVLFICIDWFRRRKLSPADLILCCLGLLRFTLQIIVILNITLYSFFIRTYFQTYMITINRTIWIFMNILDLWFAAWLSVLYFVKIGIFSHPLFLQMKQRFSRLAPWLLLGSMVFSAAVAIMTGK from the exons ATGTCTACCATACTAGCAATTGTCTTTGCAGCTCTGGTTTTGAATACTCTCTTTGGAATGGTGGCCAATGGATTTATTGTCCTTTTCATTTGTATCGACTGGTTCAGAAGGAGGAAATTATCTCCAGCTGACTTGATCTTGTGCTGTCTTGGTCTGTTGAGGTTTACATTGCAGATTATAGTAATTCTGAATATAACTCTGTATTCTTTTTTCATTCGCACCTATTTCCAGACGTACATGATCACCATCAATAGGACAATTTGGATTTTTATGAACATTTTAGATCTTTGGTTTGCTGCCTGGCTCAGTGTTTTGTACTTTGTAAAGATTGGCATCTTCTCCCACCCTCTTTTCCTCCAAATGAAGCAAAGATTCTCTAGGCTGGCCCCATGGCTGCTTCTTGGCTCCATGGTCTTCTCTGCTGCTGTGGCTATTATGACT GGGAAATGA